The genomic segment CGACCGGTGCATCGACGAAGAGGCCGACGATCCGCGGCGGCTGCGACACTGCACGGACCACCCGACAAATGACCGCCGCTTCCTCGAGCGTGACACGTCGCGGGCTCGGTGCGAAGACCAGTCCGATGAAGTCGGCCCCCGCTTCGGCCGCAGCGAGAGCATCCTCCGGCGTGCGCATGCCGCAGAGTTTCACGATTCCCGGCATCGCTGTACCTCCACGCCGGCCAGCGCAGCGGTTGCTGCCCGGCGATCGCGCGCCGTGATGAGCGACTCCCCGACCAGGATGGCATCGATACCCGCCCGGGCGAGCCGTTCGACATCCTCGCGCGTGTGGATGCCGCTTTCAGCAACGACGATGCGATCGGCCGGAATACGCGGTGCCAGCCGCTCGCTGATGCCGAGATCGACGGTAAAGTTCCGGAGATCCCGGTTGTTGATCCCGATCACCCGCGCGCCGGCTCCCAGCGCGACCTCGAGCTCGGCTTCGTCGTGCACTTCGACCAGCGCCTCCAGTCCCAGCTCCCGCGTCGCAGCGAGGAGTTCAGTGAGTTGTGCTCGACTCAGCGCTGCGACGATCAGCAGCACCGCATCGGCCCCGAACGCACGCGCCTCCAGCACCTGATACGGATCGATGACGAAATCCTTCCGCAAGACCGGAACTCCCGAAGGTCGAGCCAGCGCGCCGACCGACTCCAAGTCGCGCAAATGCCCGTGAAAGAACGGCTCGTCCGTCAGGACTGAAATCGCCGCTGCCCCACCAGCCAGGTAGTCCGCCGCGACCGCCACCGCATCGGCATCCGGTGCGAAGAGGCCACGCGACGGTGACCCCCGCTTCACCTCGGCGATGAGCCGAACCTGTGTACCCCGCAACGCCGGCACGAGCGGGAGCGGTGGTGCCATCATTGCCGCACGCTGGAGGAGCTGCGCCTCCGGCACCCGAGCGCGCCGATCGACCAGGTCGCAACGCGTCCGATCGAGAATCCGGTCGAGGATCGTGCCCGTTCGCGTCACGAGACCACCTCCGCCGGAGCCAGCTGGTTACTGAGCTGGATCAATCGCTCGAGCGCCGCCAATGCTGCGCCACTGTCGATCGATCGCCGCGCCAGCTCCAGGCCCTCCGCCAGCGATTCGGCTGCGTCGGCGGCCACGAGCGCGGCAGCCGCATTGAGGAGCGTCACCTCGCGCGCCGGTCCAGGTCTCCCCTCCAGGACAGCGCGGACGATCCGGGCGTTCTCTTCAGCCGTGCCGCCGCGCAACGCTTCCGTCGGCACCCGCGACATCCCGAGGCTCTCCGGCTCCACGACGTGCCGATGGACTTCGACACCGCCGTTCCGCCGGATCTCGTACACTGTCGTCGGCGCAGCCAGGCTCACCTCGTCCAGTCCGTCGGCCGCATGGACGACCAGCGCATGATCGATCTCGAGCAATGCCAGCACGCGTGCCACCGTTTCCACCAGCTCCGGCATCGCGACCCCGATCAGCTGATGCCGGACGCGCGCGGGGTTCGCCAGCGGACCGAGCACATTGAAGACTGTGCGGAAACCGAGCTCGCGGCGGACCGGCGCTGCGTGTCGCAAAGCCGGATGGAAACGCTGGGCG from the Thermomicrobium sp. 4228-Ro genome contains:
- the trpD gene encoding anthranilate phosphoribosyltransferase translates to MIALTLQKIVSGGVLDVEEAAQAMSAVMTGEATPAQIAALVTALRVRGERETEIAGFVQALRAHMIPVQLTTERPAVDVVGTGGDGGRTFNISTAAAFVVAGAGVPVAKHGNRAMSSRAGAADTLEALGVRIDLGPEAVARCVSEAGIGFMFAQRFHPALRHAAPVRRELGFRTVFNVLGPLANPARVRHQLIGVAMPELVETVARVLALLEIDHALVVHAADGLDEVSLAAPTTVYEIRRNGGVEVHRHVVEPESLGMSRVPTEALRGGTAEENARIVRAVLEGRPGPAREVTLLNAAAALVAADAAESLAEGLELARRSIDSGAALAALERLIQLSNQLAPAEVVS
- the trpC gene encoding indole-3-glycerol phosphate synthase TrpC is translated as MTRTGTILDRILDRTRCDLVDRRARVPEAQLLQRAAMMAPPLPLVPALRGTQVRLIAEVKRGSPSRGLFAPDADAVAVAADYLAGGAAAISVLTDEPFFHGHLRDLESVGALARPSGVPVLRKDFVIDPYQVLEARAFGADAVLLIVAALSRAQLTELLAATRELGLEALVEVHDEAELEVALGAGARVIGINNRDLRNFTVDLGISERLAPRIPADRIVVAESGIHTREDVERLARAGIDAILVGESLITARDRRAATAALAGVEVQRCRES